Genomic DNA from Thermosipho ferrireducens:
TAACCAAAAGACGCACTTGTAAATGCTCTGTCCATTAAAACGTGTCTATTGTAAACTGACAATGTTTCCGTTCCCACACTTCCACGAGTCATCACATAAACAACATCAAATACTCTTAAAGCGTCGAGAGTTCTAAAAATCAAAGCAACTGCTATTGTAGGTCTTAACATAGGTAGAGTTATTCTAAAAAATCTCTGCATTGCATTTGCTCCATCAATTCTTGCGGCCTCATATAATTGTTCAGGAATTAACTGCAAACCTGCAAGAATAAGAAGTGCCATAAATGGGGTTGTTTTCCAGACATCAACCGCTATGATAGCAGCCATAGCCATACCTGGTCTTCCGAGAATAGGTGTTCCAGGTTGAATTATATGCAAGGCTTCCAGAAATCTGGACATTATTCCAAACTGATCGTTAAACATCCAGCGCCACATTTGGGATGAAATAGCTGTTGGAATTGCCCAGGGAATAAGCATAGCCGCCCTAATAGCTCCTCTAAATTTTATAGGTTGGTGAACTACAAGCGCTATCATCAATCCCAACACAGTTTCTAAAGCTACTGAAACCAAAGTAAACACTATCGTATTTTTTAATGCATCTAAAAAGCGAGGGTCTTTAAAAAGACGTACATAATTATTAATTCCCACAAATTGTCTTTCAAAAATAGGATTCAATCCAAACTTGAAAAAACTATCATAAAATGTTTTAAATAAAGGAAAAAATGCTATTACTGAAATAACCAAAATTGCAGGAAAAATCATCCAGAATGCCGTATAAGGATCTCTTTTCTGCACACCTCTCACCTCACTGCATTATTGTAAAAAAACCACTCATTATGCATTATAAACGGGAGGCATTTGCCTCCCGAAATATAAAATAAATACTTCATTTACTGTCCAAGAAGGAGTTTTAATTCTTTTTCAAGTCCGGCTATCGCCTTTTCAGGTGTCATTTGTTTTGTAAGCGCTGCGTGAACATACCTTTGAATAGCATCAGACACCTCGGCATAGTTTGCAGTTCTTGGTCTTGGGAGAGCATTGATAAATACATCGAACAATTCTACCATAAATGGAGCAGCTTCTTTGAGTTTTGGATCGTTGTAAACGGCTTTTAAAGTAGGATTTTGTCCGGCATTTTCTGCTTTGTACAACTGTTGATTATAGCTTGTAAGGAATTTTATAAGCTTTTTAGCTGCTTCTTTTTCTTTCTTTGAAGAGAATATATTAATTCCAAGATTCCATCCACCGAGTGTGGCTGCATGTCTTCCCTCTTCACCAGGACCCTTTGGAAGAGGCACAACGCCAACTTTTCCTTTTATTGGAGATTCATCACTATTAACTAAGGACCATGCGTATGGCCAATTTCTCATGAATACTGCTTCTCCATTCTGGAAAATTCTTCTTGCATCTTCTTCCATATACGTAGTTACACCTTCTGGGGAAATTTTATATTTGTAAATAAGATCAACCATAAGTTGTAAAGCCTCAACGGCTTTTGGATTGTTGATTATAACCTTTCCTTTGTCATCAAGAACATCTGTTCCAAAAGACCAAACATATTCCATAAAATCACACACAAGTCCTTCATACCTTGCACCCTGCCATACAAATCCGTGAATCCCTTCAGCCTTTGATATTTTTGATGCCATTTCAACAAGTTCATCCCATGTTTTAGGTGGATTTTTATAGCCATATTTTTCAAGAAGATCTTTTCTATAGTATAAAAGACCCGCATCTGTAAACCATGGAATAGCAACTATTCTTCCATTAACTGTTACAGATTTTACTGTTCCCGGGAGAAATTTGTCAAGTTCAAAATAGTCATAATCTTTTGTTAAATCTTCAAGAAATGGAGCAAATTCAGGTGGCCAAATTACATCAAGCATAAGAACATCTGGATCAGTTTCTCCTGCTGCAAGATACGTGACATAAAGGTCATGTCTTTCTGTCGAAGAATCTGGCATAGGGATAACTGTAACAACTATATCTGGATTTTCTTTCATAAATTCCTTCAATTGAGCATAAAGTACTTCAAGTTCTTTCCCCACACCGCCAGATGTCATGGTAATAGTGGTGATTGAAAATACCATAAGAGATACCATTAATAAACTTGCAATAACCAGTAACTTTTTCATACACCAACACCTCCTTCAGTTTATGGTTAAAAACTTCAAATTAATTTCAATGTTCAAAAAAACTTTAGCATAAATACGTCTTATTTTCTAAATTTGATGTGATAAAGTATCATAATGTTAATTACGATTATTTACAAATATCCGTTGATAATCATGAATAATGCATATTGGAAATATTTTCATTTATCAATGAAAATTTTTCAACAATTTATAAAATCAGGTATTTTTCGACAATAATATACAAATTATCGTTTTATTACTGATTGATTCATTTTTTCGTATAATATCTCTTGAAAACAACCGGTTTCTATGCTAACATTCATCAATATGATGTGATATCATTTATTCGAAATTCAAAAAAAGTGCCGGAGGTGTTTCAAATGACGGTAGAAGTTCCAAAGAAAAGAATAACTGAATATTCAAAAATAGCGCCAGAAGATGTGGAAGAATTAATAGAACTTACAAAAGATCTCAAAGGACTAAAAGTCGTACATGTTAATGCTACAGCTTATGGGGGAGGTGTGGCTGAGCTACTCTATACACTTGTTCCACTTATGGAAGACCTCGGATTAAATGCAAAATGGGAAGTTCTTGAAGCCCCAAACGAATTTTACAATGTGACCAAAAAGTTCCATAACGCTCTCCAGGGAGCAGCAATCGACATCACAGATGAGGAATTCAAACTTTATGAACAGATAAATATGGAAAACGCAAAAAAACTTGATCTCGACGCAGACGTAGTAATTATACATGATCCGCAACCAGCTTTAATACCAGTCTTCAAAGAAGGTAATTACATATGGAGGTGTCACATTGATACTTCAAGTCCAGATAAAGATGTATGGGAAAGATTAACTCAAAAGATGAAAGGATATTACAAAAAAGCATTATTTCACCTAAACGATTACATAAATTCTCCTTTTGATAACATTGGTATAGAATTTCCTCCAAGTATTGATCCATTAAGTGAAAAAAATAGAACTTTATCAAAAATAGAATTATCTGATATAATTAATAGGTACAGTATAGATGTGGAAAAGCCAATTATTACTGTTGTCGCTCGGTTTGATCCATGGAAAGACTTATTTGGAGCAATTGATGTTTATAGAGAAATTAAAAAAGTACTGGATGTACAACTTTTAATTGTATCTGCTATGGCCAAAGATGATCCAGAAGGCTGGACTTTTTTTGAAGATGTATTGCGATATGCAGGAACTGATAAAGACATTCTTTTTCTTACCGATTTAAAAGGTGTCAGTCACAAAGAAGTTAACGCTATCCAGACTATTTCTACTCTGGGTCTTCATACAGCCACAAAAGAAGGATTTGGATTGGTAATCTCTGAAATGATGTGGAAAGGAAATCCTGTGGTTGCTCGTCCAGTGGGTGGTATTAAGCTTCAGGTAGATGATGGTATTAATGGTTATTTACGTTATGATATTAAGCAACTTGCTGAAGCGGCTATTGACATTATAAAGGATAGTGAAAAACGCAAAACTTTTGGAATAAATGCTAAAGAGACAGTAAGAAAGAAATTTCTCACAACTTCTCATTTAAAAAGATATTTAAAAGTAATCAGTGAGGTGGCAAATGAAACTATCTAACCTAAAAAAGATATTACTAAATCTGGCTTTTAGAAAATCATTGTACAGAAATGAATTAGGAAAAGAGTTGAAGGTCTCTCCTTCAACTCTTACCTACCTTCTAAACAAACTCTCTTCTTTGAAATTAATTGAAATAAAATCAAGTGAAACTATTTCAATGGGACGTCCAAAGCAAATCATAAGTCTTAACCCTGAAAAATGGAACATTATAGGGATTAGAATAGGACGAGAATTCATAAATTCCACTTTATTCAACGGAATTTTTGACGTAAAAGAAAAAATAAGCATAAGATTAACCAGCAGTGATATGGGAAATAAAAGAATTGGTGAATTATTAAAACAAAATCTTGAAAAAATTTCAAAAGTCCCAGTAAACGCAGTAGGCCTGGCATTTTCAGGGAAAGTGAGTTTTGACACGGTAAACTCACATATATTGAAATTAGAAAATTTTAATCCAAAAGAAATTGTAAAGAGTGTTTTTCCAGACTCAACAGTAACAATTTTGAACGATGTAGAAGCAATCGCCACAGAAGAATTTGTATTGCACGGTGGGCAGAAAATTTTAGTTATAAATTACGGTACAGGGATAGGAGCCTGTTTTTATGAGTCTCATGGAATTTACCAAAAAAGTGAAAGGAAAGTCATAGATCTGGGGCATTTTTACGCTGGGGGTAATGAAAAGTGTTATTGCGGGCGCACTGGTTGTTTTGAAACTGTTGCATCAGATTATGCGGTTCTGAAAAAATACAAATACAGGAATCTGGATATTGTGCATTTTATACTCCACCAGGAAGATTTCGAAAAAGATCTTGAAGAAATAAGACACATGTACAAATATTATAGAAGAAAAGCTGAAATATTATATGAAGAGACACTTAATCACCTATCTGTGTTTTTAGGAAACATTGTGAGACTTTTAGAGCCAGACAAAGTTGTAATATGTGGAGAGGGTACTTCTCCATGGTTTACGCAGAGTCTTCAAAAGAAAATTTATGCAGTTTCTGGTTTAACACTTGGAATAGTACACAGGGGACTGGAAAATAATATAGAATATGGCAGTGCACTTGACGCTTTAAGAGAACACATACTTTTTACTGATCTTTAGGGTTTAAAAATACAGAAAATCTGGAACCGACTAAATAATCACTTTCAACCTTTAACGTATAATCACATAAATTGCAAAGATGCTTCACAATCGATAGGCCTAACCCGGAACCTGTAGCCATTTTGACAGCATCAGCGCTTCTGTAAAACCTTTCAAATATCCTATTCAATTCTTCTTTTTTTATTCCTATGCCATTATCCTGTACTTCTATTTTATCTGAATCTAAAGTTACGTAAATTTGCGAATTTGGGTATGAATATTTTATAGCATTTGATAACAGGTTCTTCAAAATTGTATATATTACAAAAGTATCTCCTTTTATTACTTCTGTTTTTATGACAGGGATTATTTCCATTTTCTTTTGAGAGATTTTGTCTGACAATTCTGCAATGACTTCTTTCAAAACCTTATGAGAGCTTAAATCAACACTTTTTGGTTGATACAAACCAAGCTGCACCATAGAAAGCATTTTAAGCTGTCTTATGATTCTTTCCATTCTTTTAGATGCCCTTTTTATGTTAAGCAAAGATTCTTTAATGTTTTCCGGAAGATTTTGTTCCAATAAATTATAGACATTTCCTTCTATTACAGAAAGCGGGTTAAAAAGTTCATGAGAAATAGCAGTTGTAAAATCGCTTTTGGCCTGTTTTAATTGATTTACCTCTGTAATATCCTTTATTATCATCAATTTATCTTTGTGAAAGTATTTTATAACCACATCTCTATAGGCGGAAAGTTTGAAAAAATACACCCTCGTCTCTAATTCAAAACTTTGCTCATCGAGTATCTTTTCGGTATATTCCCCAATATAATTAAACGTAAAAATTGTAAAAATCTCCATGTTAATTTCTATTCCATATTCTCTGGCTCGTTTGTTTGCATATGTAACTTTCACTCCATCCAGCATCA
This window encodes:
- a CDS encoding carbohydrate ABC transporter permease, whose amino-acid sequence is MIFPAILVISVIAFFPLFKTFYDSFFKFGLNPIFERQFVGINNYVRLFKDPRFLDALKNTIVFTLVSVALETVLGLMIALVVHQPIKFRGAIRAAMLIPWAIPTAISSQMWRWMFNDQFGIMSRFLEALHIIQPGTPILGRPGMAMAAIIAVDVWKTTPFMALLILAGLQLIPEQLYEAARIDGANAMQRFFRITLPMLRPTIAVALIFRTLDALRVFDVVYVMTRGSVGTETLSVYNRHVLMDRAFTSASFGYGSAISVAIFVIISVFAIIYIKSLKLELD
- a CDS encoding ABC transporter substrate-binding protein; the protein is MVSLMVFSITTITMTSGGVGKELEVLYAQLKEFMKENPDIVVTVIPMPDSSTERHDLYVTYLAAGETDPDVLMLDVIWPPEFAPFLEDLTKDYDYFELDKFLPGTVKSVTVNGRIVAIPWFTDAGLLYYRKDLLEKYGYKNPPKTWDELVEMASKISKAEGIHGFVWQGARYEGLVCDFMEYVWSFGTDVLDDKGKVIINNPKAVEALQLMVDLIYKYKISPEGVTTYMEEDARRIFQNGEAVFMRNWPYAWSLVNSDESPIKGKVGVVPLPKGPGEEGRHAATLGGWNLGINIFSSKKEKEAAKKLIKFLTSYNQQLYKAENAGQNPTLKAVYNDPKLKEAAPFMVELFDVFINALPRPRTANYAEVSDAIQRYVHAALTKQMTPEKAIAGLEKELKLLLGQ
- a CDS encoding glycosyltransferase; this encodes MTVEVPKKRITEYSKIAPEDVEELIELTKDLKGLKVVHVNATAYGGGVAELLYTLVPLMEDLGLNAKWEVLEAPNEFYNVTKKFHNALQGAAIDITDEEFKLYEQINMENAKKLDLDADVVIIHDPQPALIPVFKEGNYIWRCHIDTSSPDKDVWERLTQKMKGYYKKALFHLNDYINSPFDNIGIEFPPSIDPLSEKNRTLSKIELSDIINRYSIDVEKPIITVVARFDPWKDLFGAIDVYREIKKVLDVQLLIVSAMAKDDPEGWTFFEDVLRYAGTDKDILFLTDLKGVSHKEVNAIQTISTLGLHTATKEGFGLVISEMMWKGNPVVARPVGGIKLQVDDGINGYLRYDIKQLAEAAIDIIKDSEKRKTFGINAKETVRKKFLTTSHLKRYLKVISEVANETI
- a CDS encoding ROK family protein yields the protein MKLSNLKKILLNLAFRKSLYRNELGKELKVSPSTLTYLLNKLSSLKLIEIKSSETISMGRPKQIISLNPEKWNIIGIRIGREFINSTLFNGIFDVKEKISIRLTSSDMGNKRIGELLKQNLEKISKVPVNAVGLAFSGKVSFDTVNSHILKLENFNPKEIVKSVFPDSTVTILNDVEAIATEEFVLHGGQKILVINYGTGIGACFYESHGIYQKSERKVIDLGHFYAGGNEKCYCGRTGCFETVASDYAVLKKYKYRNLDIVHFILHQEDFEKDLEEIRHMYKYYRRKAEILYEETLNHLSVFLGNIVRLLEPDKVVICGEGTSPWFTQSLQKKIYAVSGLTLGIVHRGLENNIEYGSALDALREHILFTDL
- a CDS encoding sensor histidine kinase, encoding MISKNCLDYFDELILMLDGVKVTYANKRAREYGIEINMEIFTIFTFNYIGEYTEKILDEQSFELETRVYFFKLSAYRDVVIKYFHKDKLMIIKDITEVNQLKQAKSDFTTAISHELFNPLSVIEGNVYNLLEQNLPENIKESLLNIKRASKRMERIIRQLKMLSMVQLGLYQPKSVDLSSHKVLKEVIAELSDKISQKKMEIIPVIKTEVIKGDTFVIYTILKNLLSNAIKYSYPNSQIYVTLDSDKIEVQDNGIGIKKEELNRIFERFYRSADAVKMATGSGLGLSIVKHLCNLCDYTLKVESDYLVGSRFSVFLNPKDQ